The DNA segment TGGAACTGTCGCCAAAACAGAATCCCTGACTGCGGAAAGTTTTGAGGAAGGTTTATTAGATTATCCCCAGTACACCCGTCCGGCAAACTTTCGCGGCTGGAAAGTCCCTGATGTTTTGTTATCTGGAAATCACGCCGCTATTGCCCAATGGCGCTATGAACAACAGATTAAAAGAACAAGCGATCGCCGCCCTGATTTGCTAGAAAAATGGCAACAGGAGAAGAAGCAGGGGAGCAGGGAGCAGGGAGCAAGGGAAGCAGGGGGAGTAGGGGGAGAAATAACAACTGACGACTGACAACTGACTAATGACTATGAGTATAAGAATTGGTAACGGCTACGATATTCACAGATTAGTGAGCGATCGCGCTTTGATTTTGGGTGGTGTCCACATTCCCCATGAACTTGGTTTATTGGGGCATAGTGATGCTGATGTCCTCACTCACGCCATTATGGATGCCATGTTGGGGGCATTATCTTTGGGGGATATTGGTCATTATTTCCCCCCCACTGATCCCCAATGGGCTGGGGCAGATAGTTTAGTTTTGTTAAGTCAGGTAAATGAGTTAATCCGCACTCAAGGTTGGCGTATAGGTAACATTGACTCGGTAGTAGTTGCAGAACGTCCAAAATTGAAACCACACATTAAAACCATGCGTGACAAACTAGCCGATATTTTGCAATTAGAACCAAATCAAATTGGTGTCAAAGCTACAACTAATGAGAAATTAGGGCCTGTGGGACGAGAAGAGGGTATTTGTGCTTATGCTGTTGTCTTGCTGGTAAGTTCTGATGAGATTAGTTAACTCAAAATTGGAGGATGGAGAATGCAGGCAAAAATGCAACATAGCTAAAATATTAAATCAACTATTAGTGCATCTAAATTTATGCCATATACAAATAATCTCATTTCCTTAATTAAGCGTTTTTGGATACTCATAATTCTGGCTGCATTTACAGCAGTTACAGTTGCAGCTTGTAACCCATCTAACTTTAGAAGCTCGGCTGCTCAGATACCGCAATTAGTAACTAGTATTCTCAGTGATCCTAAAACATTCAACTATCCTTTAAGTTCGGAATCACCTAATGTTTTTGGGTTGATTTATGAGGGGTTAATTAGCGAAAATTATGATACTGGTGAAGTCGAGCCAGCTTTAGCAGAATCTTGGACGATTTCTGAAGATAAATTAAAAATTGTTTTTACTCTTCGTGAGGGTTTAAAGTGGTCGGATGGGCAACCACTAACTGTAGATGATGTTGTATTTACTTACAATGACATTTACTTTAACGAAGCCATTCCTACAGATATCAGAGATATTATGAGGATTGGTGAAAGTCGGAAATTGCCAACTGTGAGAAAAGTTGATACTCGTCGAGTTGAGTTTGCTGTTCCCGAACCGTTCGCGCCTTTTTTACGCAGTGCGACAGGTGCGGCAATCTTACCAGCCCATGCACTACGAGAATCTATAAAAACCAAAGATAGTGAGGGTAAGCCCACGTTTTTACAAAAATGGGGGGTAGATACACCGCCAGACCAAATTGTCGTGAATGGTTTGTACAAATTGGAGCGTTATGACACCAGTGAACGTGTAGTTTTCCGACGCAATCCTTACTATTGGCGTAAAGGCCCAAAAGGTGAATCTCAACCTTATATTGAACGATTGGTCTGGCAAATTGTCGAATCAACAGATACCTCGTTACTACAGTTTCGTTCTGGTGGTTTGGATAGTATTGGTGTTTCCCCAGACTACTTTTCTCTGCTGAAGGTGCAAGAAAAGCAAGGTAATTTTAAGATATATAATGGCGGCCCGGCGGCTGGGACAACTTTTATATTGTTTAACTTGAATAAGGGTAAAAGAGACGGTAAACCATTAGTTGATCCGGTAAAATCCCGTTGGTTTAATACAGTAGAGTTTCGTCAAGCTGTGGCTTATGCAGTTGACCGCCAAACGATGATTAATAATATTTATCGGGGTTTGGGTCAAACGCAAAATTCCCCAATTTCTGTACAAAGTCCTTATTATCTGTCGCCCGAAGAAGGGTTAAAGGTTTACGATTACAATTTAGAAAAAGCCAAGCAATTGTTATTGAAAACGGGCTTTAAATATAATGCTCAAAATCAGTTATTAGACTCTGAAGGTAATCGAGTCCGCTTTACACTGCTGACGAATGCTGGTAACAAAATTCGTGAGGCAATGGGGTCACAGATTAAACAAGATTTGAGCAAAATCGGCATACAGGTAGATTTTACACCCTTGGCATGGAATACTTATACAGACAAGCTGGCGAATACTTTAGATTGGGAAGCTTCCATGCTGGGTTTGACTGGCGGTTTAGAACCAAATGATGGTGCTAATGTCTGGAATCCTGAAGGCGGATTACATATGTTTAACCAAAAGCCCCAAGCAGGACAAAAGCCCATTACAGGTTGGGAAGTAGCACCGTGGGAAGCGAAAATCGGTCAACTCTACATTCAAGGTGCTAGAGAGTTAGACGAAACCAAACGTAAAGCAATCTATGCCGAAACCCAAAAAATCACTCAAGAGAACTTACCATTCATTTACTTGGTAAATCCATATTCATTATCCGCAGTACGCGATCGCTTTGCAGGTATTCGCTTCTCAGCACTAGGTGGCGCATTCTGGAACTTGTACGAAATCAAAATAGTTAAGTAGGTAATTGGTAATTGGTAAGCAAGAAAACTTTTACCCATTACCCATCACCCATTACCCATCACCACATTACCCAAAATTACCGTGACTCAACCTGAAGCTTTGCGATCGCTCCTAGAGGCGGTTGCCAATGGTAAAGTTACCCCAGATAAGGCTTTACACTCTCTCAAAGACTTAGCCTATGAACCTGTGGGTGAGTTTGCCAAAATTGATAATCACCGTCATCTGAGAACTGGTTTCCCAGAAGTAATTTGGGGGCCAGGTAAAACACCAGAACAAATTGTGCAGATTATGGAGGTGATGCGTCAGCGCAATCCGGTAGTGATGGCTACCCGCATTGAACCAAGCGTTTATACTCTATTGCAACCAAAAATTAGAGATTTACGTTACTACGAATTGGCAAGAATTTGCGCTATCATTCCGCCGACTATCGAACCACGCTTTGCAGGAATTATCAGTATTCTTTCTGCGGGTACTGCTGACTTACCCGTGGCTGAGGAAGCAGCCGTGACAGCCGAACTGTCTGGTTTTCGTGTACAGCGTCTTTGGGATGTGGGTGTTGCAGGGATTCATCGCTTGCTGAGTAATCGCCATCTGATTGAATCAGCATCAGTGTTGATTGTCGTCGCGGGGATGGAAGGCGCGTTACCCAGTGTGGTGGCTGGTTTAGCTAGTTGTCCTGTAATTGCTGTGCCTACTAGTGTGGGTTATGGTGCTAGTTTTGGCGGTTTAGCACCTTTATTGACAATGCTCAATTCATGTGCAGCTGGTGTAGGCGTAGTCAATATAGATAATGGTTTTGGTGCAGCCGTGTTGGCTGGGCAAATTTTGCGGACAGCCGAGAAATTGCGGTTGGCATCACAAGAATCTTGAGTTATGACATCAAGGTAATTGGGGGAAATAAATTCAAAATTCAAAATTCGTCTTGGAAAGTTGGGCGGGACGGAAACCGACACCGCCCACTTTCCGCAAAATTCAAAATTTTTACATGGATTTTGGGTTTGAAAATAATTTCCAACCTCTAGGCTTTACCTTAGTTACCTCAGATGAACTACTTTAACGATTTAATATTTGAGACTGTTGGGTATTTTTCTGTTAATTTCCCTATGCTGGCGCAGAATGTGACCGACCCTAACGTTGTTGGTCAGATCCAAAAAACCTGGAATCATTTTATCCAGACAGGTCAAGTCTGGGCGCTGTTGATTGGTTTAGTTATTGGCTATATGTTCCGTAACCTGACTAAGTACGGTTGACAATAGTGAGGGCTAGGGGGTAGGGAGTAGGGAATAACGATAAATAGTAAGCTGAAAGGTTAGGGAGCAGGAGAAAGAAAATTTACCCAATCCCCAGCCCCCAGTCCCCCAATCCCCAGTCCCCTTGTATTTATGACCGAAAAACAAACTTGGAGTCAGCGATTTGAATCTGCTCTACATCCAGCGATCGCTCTTTTTAATGCCAGTATAAGTTTTGACATAGAATTAATAGAATACGACCTTACAGGCTCTCAAGCTCATGCCCAGATGTTGGCGCATACGGGGATTATTTCGCCGGCAGAAGGAGAACAACTAGTTGCAGGTTTAGAACAAATTCGTGAAGAATATCGCCAGGGCAAATTTCAACCTGGTATCGATGCGGAAGATGTCCACTTTGCAGTTGAGCGACGGTTAACAGAAATTGTTGGAGATGTAGGTAAGAAATTACATACTGCGCGATCGCGTAATGATCAAGTCGGTACGGATACAAGACTTTACCTACGTGACCAAATTTTACAAATCAAAACCCAATTACGGGAATTTCAACGGGTCTTATTAGATATAGCTGAAAAAAACGTGGAAACTCTAATTCCTGGTTACACTCACCTACAACGCGCCCAGCCTGTGAGTTTAGCTCATCACTTGTTGGCTTACTTCCAAATGGCACAACGGGACTGGGAACGCTTAGGGGATGTTTATCGCCGGGTGAATATTTCGCCTTTGGGGTGTGGTGCTTTAGCTGGTACGACTTTTCCCATTGACCGCCACTACACAGCCGAATTGTTGCAGTTTGAGCGTATTTACGAGAATAGCTTGGATGGAGTGAGCGATCGCGATTTTGCCATTGAATTTTTGTGTGCGGCTAGTCTGATTATGGTTCACCTCAGCCGTCTTTCTGAAGAAATTATTCTTTGGGCATCGGAAGAATTTCGCTTCGTCATCCTCAAAGATAGTTGTGCAACAGGTTCCAGCATTATGCCCCAAAAGAAAAACCCCGACGTACCGGAATTAGTCAGGGGAAAAACTGGGCGTGTATTTGGTCATCTCCAAGCAATGTTGGTAATCATGAAAGGATTACCCTTGGCATATAACAAAGACCTGCAAGAAGACAAAGAAGGTTTATTTGACAGCGTTAACACAGTTAAGGCTTGTCTGGAAGCCATGACAATCTTGCTACAGGAAGGCTTGGAATTTCGGACTCAGCGCCTAGCTGAAGCTGTCACACAAGATTTTTCTAACGCTACCGATGTCGCAGATTATCTAGCAGCCAGGGGTGTTCCCTTCCGCGAAGCTTATAATATCGTGGGTAAAGTCGTTAAAACCAGTATTGCTGCTGGCAAACTTTTAAAGGATTTAACCTTAGAAGAATGGCAACAAATACACCCAAAATTTGCCGACGATATTTATGAAGCCATCTCCCCTCGTCAAGTTGTAGCTGCACGTAACAGTTACGGTGGTACTGGTTTTGCCCAGGTGAGTAAAGCCGTCAGCGCGGCGCGTAAGGAAATTGGAGAATAGGGGTGTAGGGGTTATTAGCGTACATCCAAACACAACTGACAACTGACAACTGACACGCAAAGCGGAATAAAAAACAAGGGTGTACAAGACGTACACCCTAAAAAACAAAACACTTAAAGAATCAAAATCTGAATAGACGAATTATTCAGCATCAACTGCTGCTGCGCCTTCTTCTTCCTCACTCTTAGGTGTTCTTTGTTGGAACCTTCTTTGCATTCTTCCCGTTGTAGTCCGTTTACGAAACTTTCTGGCGTATGCCTGGTTCCGTAGCGCCTTTTCTTTTTTCGGGTTACGGCGCTTTGCCATATTCACCTCGTTAATAAACAACAAAAAATGGCTGCTAGGCATTTTTTAGAGAATATCAGCCACAAACGTTATTGATAAAGCTCTGGCCTAGTTTAGCTGTCATAAATCTTTGAACAGCATACAATCCTACCCCATTTAATTTGGTTGTGTCAATGGCAACTAGCCTTAACAATTCAAAATTCAAAATTAAAGACAGTTGGAGTCGGGGATTGAAACCCTTGAATTTAGGATAAAAAAGCGGGGTATGAGAGGAATTAATTACTGAGATAAAACTATCAACACTCAGATACAGCCCGTAAAACACTTAAGTGTAAATACTGTGTAAAATCATATATAAGCGTTTTGAGAAGCTTGCATATCAATACAAAATAGCAAACTATAAAAAGTTTTGCCTTTTGTGAAAATTATGTTAAGGTCTTGTTTTACACTCTAAACCCATAAGAGTTAGGATAGCTGGCGGCGACAGACTATCTGTTTACTTATGGCTCCTGACTCTTAAATTCTTTTTTGAAAATAATTAGGACAGGTTAAATGATTAAATATCGCCAATGGTCAAAGTATCTGGCTGTTTTATCTTCAGCCGCAGTTTTGGGAACTGATTTAGCAATTCCTTCAGCTATTGCCCAAACGACTATCAAATCATCTGTTGGTAAGGCTGTAACCTTCACCTGCAATGACTCTGAGGCGACTATCAAGGCCAAAAAAGGTCCTAAGGTGACGATTGGACTGACAAATATTTACATCGGTTATCAGCAAGTATCATCCAATAACAAAGACCCACGCATTATCCGTTTTGATAATGGTTTTAGAACATGGTGTCGTAGTGACTATGAAACTACAGGGGACGACGGTACAGGCTACGGATTGTATTGGGATGGAGGAAGTAATCTGTATGGTGTTTTCACTTCTACAGGTACTCAAACAGGCAACGATTTTCGTCGTTTTGCTACTCAAGGTTGGTTGACTAGCTATGGTCGAGGTGGCGGTGCAAAAGTGGCGGTAATCGCTCGGATTAATCCCAGCAATGGTAGTGTTACCTCGGCGACTTATCTATCTGCTATCAAGATGGATGGTAAAAGTAACTCTTTGGCGGTTACTAGTCTGGCATGGAATGGCACAAATTTGACGGTGAAAGCTGATTCCTGGTGGTCTCCTCGCCGTCGTGATAAAACTCGCATGAATTGTTCTGGTACATCACCTTTTAAATACACAGTTGCATTTGCAGCCAACTTAAGAAGCGTAAGTTCAGCTTCAGCAGTTAACTGTAGCTGAGTTGATAATTCGTAATTACGAATTGTAGGTTTAATTTTGCTGTCAGGGTTGTATCACCTTTTTTTCAAAATACAAATTACAGTGTTTTTCTCTTCATTAACACTGCTTAGTTCAATCCAAAAAGTAATTAAAACAGTCTTTAATAATGGTTACCTGATTTGCGATGATGCACGGCTGTAACACCGTCCTGATTTAGGACTTTGCCATTTTCTACAGTTGCATAAACCAGCCAGTGGTCGCCTGATTCCATACGGTTTTGGACTGAACATTCCAAATATGCTAGAGCATCTTGCAGTACAGGACTACCGTTTTCAGCTTCGGCTGTCGCCACATCAGCGAATCTATCTTGTGCGGGGCCGAATGGTTTGAGAAAGTGTTTCATCAATCCCAGGTGATTACCCTCTTTTAGAACATTGAGAACAAATTTATTCCCGGTATGGGTCAGCGTTTCTACTGCACGGTCTTTGGCAACGGCGATGGTTAAGCCAGGCGGATTAAAGCTGGCTTGAGCCACCCAAGAGGCTAACATGGCGCTGGATATTTCCCCTTGCTTGGCGGTAACAACGCAAAGTGACCCGACTATTCGTCCCACGGCTTGTTCTACATTTGTGGCTGGTACACTTTGAGTCCGGACTTTCCTGGCTTTCTTCAAGGCTTGGGCAAAGTCGGTTCCGGCTTCTTCGCACATTTGCAAGGTGACTTCGTTGGGTTTGAATTTGACGCGAATAGAGTCAAAACCAAATCTATAACCGGCATCTTTGAGTTTACTTTCAATTAAATCAACCGCTTCACCACTCCAGCCAAAGGAACCAAACACGCCAGCTAATTTGTTATTGGTGGCGGTTGATAAAACTATACCTAAAGCTGTTTGCACTGGTGTGGGTGCATGACCGCCAAGGGTGGGGGAACCCATAACAAAACCAGCAGATTTTTCGACTGCGGCGCGAATTTCTTCCGGGTCGGCAAATTCACAGTTAATTGATTCTACCGCGACACCAGCTTTAGTAATACCACGAGCGATCGCCTGTGCCAATGTCGCTGTGTTTCCATAAGCTGACGCATAAATCAATGCGACTGTCAAGTCAGCAGAGGTTTGTTGTTGACTCCATTCGCGGTAGGCGTGGGTAAGTTCAATTAAGCCGTAACGCACCAAGGGGCCGTGACCAGTTGCATACAAGCGTGTAGGGAAATCGGCAAGTTTATCTAAAGCTGTTTCCACTTGCCTGGCATGGGGAGCCATCAAGCAATCATAATAGTAACGGCGGTCTTCGTTGATTGTTGCCCAACCTTCATCAAATACTTGGTCGCCGCAAATATGCGCCCCAAATAGCTTATCTGTATAGAGAATTTCGGTTTGGGGGTCGTAGGTACATAATTCATCGGCGTAGCGGGGGTTAGGTGTGGGGATGAATTGTAAATTATGCCCTTTCCCTAAATCGAGGGTTTCCTCACCCCGCATAATCAGCATTGGTAAATCCGGGTTTTCTAGCACCCCACGCAAATTAATCGCCCCTGGATTAGAACAGACAAAGGTAATTTGTGGTGCTATTTCTAGTAAAGCTTTTAAGGTAGCCGCACGGTTGGGGTTAATGTGACCGAGAATAACATAATTGATTTCTGTGACATCTAGTCGTTTCTGCAACGCATCCAGATAAATCTGCGTGAAGGTTTCCCCTGGCGGGTCAATCAGAGCCAGCTTATCACCTTGGATTAAATAAGAGTTAGCCGTGGTTCCCTTAGCTAAAGCATACTCAATTTCAAATCTTAATCTTGTCCAACTGCGCGATCGCAGTACTGTAGTATTTGTACCAATGGGTAGGACTTGAACGTCTCGTGGTTTGGTTTGTGACATAGTTTTTAAATAAGTGCTTTGTTTTTAAACATTTTTTAGCAATTAAACGGCAATTGCTACAAATAACTACACATTTACAATTAAAGCCTAATTTGTTTGTTTGAATTTGCGGTATTTATTATGGATAAGATAATCTTCACTTTTGTTAGAAGAGTAGGCTTGTGGCAGGGTAATTATTCCCGATATCTCGTGATTAATCGCGTCTTTCCACTCCGCTAGGCTTATTTCTGTCCACTGAGAGCGATTATAGTTTTAGTAGAGTGCGTCAGTATGAATAATTTCTTGGTGTAGTGAGGTTTTCTGACACTGACGCACCCTACATCATCTATTAAAAAAGCGATCGCCTCAAACAACGCTGTTAAAATAAAACCATACTCGATGCCGTATCCATCCTATGACTATTGCGCCAGAAAAAAATCCGCAAACGCAAATGAACTCTGGTGAGATGACACGATGCTTTGATTTATAAGTTTTACTTAAGCTGTCGTAACGACAACATAAGCATTTGCCACAAATAGATAAACGTTCGTAACGACACAAGTTGTGTTCGTAACGAACGGACAAGCTGTGGTAACGACAAAAACTTTATTCGTAACGTCTGTTTCTGTGTTGGTAACAAATGAACAAGCTGTTGTTACCACAAGAACTTGATTTGTAACGTCACTGTTGTAAAAGTGCTTAAATGATTCTGAAGAGGATTTGCTTTAAGCTTTGCATTGTACGAGTAGTAATATCATGCTGATGCCAAGCTTGATAGAATTTGGAGTAAGGCATATTCTGGGCGCATTCCCAGGCTAAATCGTAGTTATCACCATACAATCGCCGATAACCACTTAAAGTTTTGACTGCCTCAAAGAAATACTTATTGTCTTGTAGAATTTTCCCTAAGCTAAATGCAGCCTGACTACGGGTGTCGTCATCCACATGATTTAATAGTACGACTAGCATCAAGGCAGTGATCGCTTTTCCATTACCTGTGCCAATTTTCCCTAAGCTTTCTGCTGCTTGTCTACGGGTGTAATTTTTCACATTTTTTGATTGCAGCAATTTTACCAAAGCAGTGATCGCATTTTCATTGCCTGGGTCGATTTTTTCTAAGCTTTCTGCTACCCGTTGGCAGGTCGAGTCATCCAGATTATTTGATTGCAGCAATTTTACCAAAGCAGCGATCGCCTTTTCATTGCCTGCGCCGATTTGCCCTAAGCTTTTTGCTGCCTGCCAACGCGTCAAGTCATCCACACTTTTTGATTGCAGCAGTTGTATCAAGGCGGCGATCGCATTTTCATTGCCTATGCCGATTTTCCCTAAGCTTGATGCTGCCAGCCTACGGGTGTAGTCATCTACAGTAGTTGATTGCAGCAGTTCCATCAAGGCGGCGATCGCATTTTCATTGCCTGTGGCGATTTGCCCTAAGCTATCTGGTGCTAGGCTACGAGTGAAGTCACCCACACTTTTTGATTGCAGCAGTTGCAATAAAGCAGCGATCGCTTCTTTATTGCCTGGGTCGATTTTCCCTAAGCTTGATGCTGCGGACATACGGGTGTATTTATCTACATCAGGTGATTGCAGCACTTGCACTAAAGCAGCGATTGCAATTTCATTGCCTGGGTCGATTTGACCTAAGCTGTATACTACCTGACTACGGGTGTCGTCATCCAGATTATTTGATTGCAGTAGTTGCACTAAAGCAGCGATTGCAAATTCATTGCCTGGGTCGATTTGACCTAAGCTATGTGCTGCTAGGCTACGAGTCAACACAGCCACATTCTTTGATCGCACCAGTTGTAGCAAGACGGCGATGGCAATTTCATCGCCAGGGTTGATTTGCCCTAAGCTATGTGCTGCTAGGCTACGAGTCAAGTCATCCACATTCTTTGATTGCAGGAGTTGCAACAAAGTTGCGATCGCTTTTTCATTACCTATGCCGATTTTCCCTAAACTTTCTGCTGCCTGCCAACGGATGCCGTTATCCACATTATTTGATTGCAGAAGTTGCAACAAAGCTGTAATCGCAATTTCATTGCCTTTGCCGATTTTCCCTAAGCTTTCTGCCACCTGCCAACGGGTGTAGTTTTTCACATTCTTTGATTGCAGGAGTTGCAACAAAGCTGCGATCGCTTTTGTACGGTTGATTTTTTGTAATGTTGATCTAGCTTCCTCTTCAATTGCTTTGGGAAAGCTGCTCCACTCTTTCTTTTTATCTAAATAACCAAAGCTCCACTTGACAATTTGCGCTACTATTTCATTGTCTCTATAAGAACCTTTAAACTCTGCAATTCCTGCGGCGGCTAAAAAATAGGCGCGATATTCATAAAATCCTTTATCTATATCTTCTCTATTCCGCTTGCCACATCTATCTTTAAAACTAACTAAAGCATTGATAAACTGTTGTTTTTGCCATTTGAGGTTTTCCTCTTCTCGCCCTAACCAAAGTAATATTGTTTGCTTCCATCGCGGTTCAAAAATGCGATAAGTTCCTTGATTGGGAGTATTAGGAACGTGGTTGAGAAAGAAATGCCAGTCATTGATAGCTTTAGCAGCAAAGTACTCTTGAAATGAAGCATGAAAGAAAGCGTAAACAGGTTTTCTATTTGTATCTATCCCTACACGGTTCAGCCAGCCGTGATTTAGTGCCAATTTCAGCAGTGATTTTTCATCTTCAGCATCTCCCAAAAACCGACTAACAAAATCCTGCCGCAATCGAAAACGGGTTGCTTCTTTATCTATTGCTGCTTTAGCCAATTCCCCTAGTTTGATATTGAGTTGCTGATGCTGGTCAGATGTTGTAGCAAATTCCTCTTTTTTCCACTTGTAGAAGTCATTAACAAATTGCTGATAGAGTCCCGCTTGAGTATCGGGTAATTTGCCATCTCCTGATTGCCAATTTAAACACAGCAGCGTCAACCGCAAAGGATTTTTTACTAAATCCTGAATCCGTTCTTTACCTGATTCTTTTAGAGCAGTGCATAACTGCTTTCCAGTTTCGGGAATAGCAGCGAACCATCTGTGAATAAATTTCTCTACCTGTTCTGGATAAGAAAAATCTAAACTGCGATAGGTATCAAAATCATCAAGTGCATTAATGCTGCCATCCCACAGATTAACTCGACAAGTCAGCACAATTCGCGCTTGAGAAATTAACCCTGCTTCACGAAATTGCCGTGCAATCTCTGTTAGAGGATTAGATGCAGACATTTCATCTAACCCATCTAGCAGCAGCCACACATTATCTTGCTTAAATAAAGCAACAAAATTCTCCTTTAGTTGCTTAGTGGCTTCAGCTTTATCTACTTTCTCAGCCACCTGAGTCAACCAAGTTTCCAACAGATAAGATTTGAGTTCCTTTCCTCGCAAATCTGCTAAAGATACCCAAATGACAATCGACTGGGGAATCTCACGAGATACCCAATTAGCAATCTGCTGTAAGAGTGTTGTCTTTCCTGCACCTGGTTCACCAATAATTGCAATTCGCTTACCTTGACTTTTAGGCGTGTTCTTCTGTTTGAGAACTTCTTCTAAAAAAGCATCATGCTCAAATGTTTTGGTGATTTCTGTCTCCTTGTACAGTTCTGAACCCTGTTCTGGAGAAATATCACCTTGAGGCTTAGGCTGTTTTTTACGCTCAACTAATCCCAGTGGTACATAAACATCATCAACTTGGAGCGTTACGCCTTCCGTTGATGTCAGAGGATTTGTAGTCAGCTTGCGCCGTTCTGCAATTATTTCACAACAGATTTCACGCCAGTCATCGGGAGTTAACTTTGTCCCCTCCTCCCCTGGAGACGACTGCGGTCAGTTGTAAGTATTGTTTTGTGTGAAATGTTCGATATTTTGAGCAACTGTAGCACCTTTCTCTGCTTTTATTGTCTCTGCCATCTTAGTAAAATTTTTAACAACTGATGGGTGTGACTTGATTTCATCTGCTAACTTTTTAATTTCCTTAGCGGCCTCAGACTTGTCATTATTAACTACTGCTTCTACATCCACGACAGCTTGAGCAATTTCGGGGTCTTGTGCTGCTTGTGTCAGTTCTAACACTGCTTGACCGTAATCTAATCTCTCCGGTTCATCACTGGTAAGAGATGGTGCTTGATTCTTTCGGCGTAGCAACTCTATCAACTGACCAGGAGCATTCCATAAAACATCACCAATGTTTTCGCCGATTTTCTCTTGTGCTTTAGTCCAAAATACGGTAGCTACAGCAATCAATAAGCTCTCAATGGTCATATATCCACTATAAATAGGCTAAAATAGCGTCAAAATTTGTCTGTATATATTCTAGTGGTGATATTACTGATACGCCAAATGTGAAGGCGATCGCTCTTGGCGGCTGTTTAGTCAATTATTAGGTAAGATAAAGTGCGATCGCCATGACTCATCAAAGGTAATCTTATCTGTATTTCTCTACAGATTCCACAGCAATATTAAATTGTTGAGCAATCTGTTCTACACTCATCCCAGTTTTTAGTAACAGTGGGACAGCAACTTTCAACAGTTCTTCTCGACCTTCTTCTCGACCTTCTTCTCGACCCTCAGCTTTAGCTTCTTGATATACTCTTGTTTGCTCTAAAGTTATTCCTAGCATAGCTTCTACTTCCTGTCGACTCAAAGACGAAAACTTGTAAACAGCAATTGTCGTAATAATTTCGATGATTTCGTTTTTTGGTAGCCTACCTGTTTCTTCTAATTTTACTCGTTGAATTAGTTGCTTGGCTTGCTCTGCCATTGTTTCAGAGGATGCAATTGTTAACAGCATTAAGTTGATGCTGATTGGCAGAGTATCAGAAGTAACTAATTCATCCAAATAAATGCGCTGCACTTGGTCGCTGTTTAAAAATATGCGATGAGTTATTGTGTCCCTTGGTTCCAGACTGCGAGTTGGAAAAATCACCACACAATACCAGTCATCATACTGGGACTGATTACGGTACAAATAGGTTAGCGACTCGGTAAAAAAGCGATGATATAAAAACTCTACCCACAAGGGGATAGAGTTTTGTCAGTGGTCAGTGGTCAGT comes from the Nostoc sp. PCC 7120 = FACHB-418 genome and includes:
- the argH gene encoding argininosuccinate lyase, with translation MTEKQTWSQRFESALHPAIALFNASISFDIELIEYDLTGSQAHAQMLAHTGIISPAEGEQLVAGLEQIREEYRQGKFQPGIDAEDVHFAVERRLTEIVGDVGKKLHTARSRNDQVGTDTRLYLRDQILQIKTQLREFQRVLLDIAEKNVETLIPGYTHLQRAQPVSLAHHLLAYFQMAQRDWERLGDVYRRVNISPLGCGALAGTTFPIDRHYTAELLQFERIYENSLDGVSDRDFAIEFLCAASLIMVHLSRLSEEIILWASEEFRFVILKDSCATGSSIMPQKKNPDVPELVRGKTGRVFGHLQAMLVIMKGLPLAYNKDLQEDKEGLFDSVNTVKACLEAMTILLQEGLEFRTQRLAEAVTQDFSNATDVADYLAARGVPFREAYNIVGKVVKTSIAAGKLLKDLTLEEWQQIHPKFADDIYEAISPRQVVAARNSYGGTGFAQVSKAVSAARKEIGE
- the ispF gene encoding 2-C-methyl-D-erythritol 2,4-cyclodiphosphate synthase — protein: MTMSIRIGNGYDIHRLVSDRALILGGVHIPHELGLLGHSDADVLTHAIMDAMLGALSLGDIGHYFPPTDPQWAGADSLVLLSQVNELIRTQGWRIGNIDSVVVAERPKLKPHIKTMRDKLADILQLEPNQIGVKATTNEKLGPVGREEGICAYAVVLLVSSDEIS
- the larB gene encoding nickel pincer cofactor biosynthesis protein LarB; translated protein: MTQPEALRSLLEAVANGKVTPDKALHSLKDLAYEPVGEFAKIDNHRHLRTGFPEVIWGPGKTPEQIVQIMEVMRQRNPVVMATRIEPSVYTLLQPKIRDLRYYELARICAIIPPTIEPRFAGIISILSAGTADLPVAEEAAVTAELSGFRVQRLWDVGVAGIHRLLSNRHLIESASVLIVVAGMEGALPSVVAGLASCPVIAVPTSVGYGASFGGLAPLLTMLNSCAAGVGVVNIDNGFGAAVLAGQILRTAEKLRLASQES
- a CDS encoding ABC transporter substrate-binding protein; translated protein: MPYTNNLISLIKRFWILIILAAFTAVTVAACNPSNFRSSAAQIPQLVTSILSDPKTFNYPLSSESPNVFGLIYEGLISENYDTGEVEPALAESWTISEDKLKIVFTLREGLKWSDGQPLTVDDVVFTYNDIYFNEAIPTDIRDIMRIGESRKLPTVRKVDTRRVEFAVPEPFAPFLRSATGAAILPAHALRESIKTKDSEGKPTFLQKWGVDTPPDQIVVNGLYKLERYDTSERVVFRRNPYYWRKGPKGESQPYIERLVWQIVESTDTSLLQFRSGGLDSIGVSPDYFSLLKVQEKQGNFKIYNGGPAAGTTFILFNLNKGKRDGKPLVDPVKSRWFNTVEFRQAVAYAVDRQTMINNIYRGLGQTQNSPISVQSPYYLSPEEGLKVYDYNLEKAKQLLLKTGFKYNAQNQLLDSEGNRVRFTLLTNAGNKIREAMGSQIKQDLSKIGIQVDFTPLAWNTYTDKLANTLDWEASMLGLTGGLEPNDGANVWNPEGGLHMFNQKPQAGQKPITGWEVAPWEAKIGQLYIQGARELDETKRKAIYAETQKITQENLPFIYLVNPYSLSAVRDRFAGIRFSALGGAFWNLYEIKIVK